A single Corvus hawaiiensis isolate bCorHaw1 chromosome 24, bCorHaw1.pri.cur, whole genome shotgun sequence DNA region contains:
- the LOC125337618 gene encoding forkhead box protein J1-like isoform X1: protein MPLRTCKGSERTSLVGITQRVHPSCRRPCSQMHRHPPRPLPPLPVNAAKRRGMVCPSPGLSSQGQSSSSEEEQHGGEPDLLWLADLTGAHIGLAPICEDPEDRCSIWENLVSLVDFQCPGFPLTSEELCQYIDIPHTPTSSSTTCTSTVTTRQAVPQPPLPTGDIDYKSNAHVRPPYSYATLICMAMEASKKPKITLAAICKWISDNFCYFRRADPSWQSSIRHNLCINKRFIKVPREKGEPGRGAFWKLHPRYAEQLQSSTSKELPEPASTKRAQQEAQCVLSPATLACSSQSSLEVGAELQQLLQEFEEFESSHSWNPVENEAGQQQQHNQPWPTPLAEVSWLPSSASGPQEEPSELMELKGSTDWEALLDFAPEQGDFSALEHLELPLPTPPGVVHPTAQGQQQVLPEGSPTKLGLDETLTATAFLEAVWHEEMRDSPSDGIPAVQGAENIQASLPEGDAIDWESLAHIGVY from the exons atgccGCTGCGGACTTGCAAAGGAAGCGAACGCACCTCGCTCGTCGGAATCACCCAACGCGTGCATCCGAGTTGCAGACGTCCCTGCTCTCAAATGCACCGG caTCCGCCCCGTCCGTTGCCTCCCCTTCCCGTGAACGCCGCCAAGCGCCGAGGCATGGTGTGCCCCAGCCCCGGGCTCAGCTCTCAGGGGCAATCGAGCTCCAGCGAGGAAGAGCAGCATGGTGGCGAGCCAGACCTGCTGTGGCTGGCCGACCTCACAGGCGCCCACATCGGCTTGGCCCCGATCTGCGAGGACCCCGAGGATCGCTGCAGCATCTGGGAGAATCTGGTGAGTCTGGTGGACTTCCAGTGCCCAGGCTTTCCCCTGACCTCTGAGGAGCTGTGCCAGTACATCGATATTCCCCACACGCCCACGTCCTCCTCCACCACCTGCACGAGCACCGTGACCACGCGCCAGGCCGTGCCCCAGCCCCCTCTGCCCACGGGGGACATCGACTACAAGAGCAACGCGCACGTCAGGCCGCCCTACTCCTACGCCACCCTCATCTGCATGGCCATGGAAGCCAGCAAGAAGCCCAAAATCACCCTCGCAGCCATCTGCAAGTGGATCAGCGACAACTTCTGCTACTTCCGCCGTGCCGATCCCAGCTGGCAG AGCTCCATCCGGCACAACCTCTGCATCAACAAGCGCTTCATCAAGGTGCCCCGGGAGAAGGGTGAACCAGGCAGAGGTGCGTTTTGGAAGCTTCACCCCCGATAcgctgagcagctccagagcagcaccTCCAAAGAGCTTCCAGAGCCAGCCTCCACCAAAAGAGCCCAGCAAGAAGCACAGTGTGTCCTCAGCCCGGCCACTCTggcctgcagctcccagagcagcctcgAGGTAGgcgcagagctgcagcagctgctgcaagagTTTGAAGAGTTTgaaagcagccacagctggaaCCCTGTGGAGAACGAAgcggggcagcagcagcagcacaaccagCCCTGGCCCACGCCACTGGCCGAGGTGTCTTggcttcccagctctgcctcggGGCCCCAGGAAGAGCCGAGcgagctgatggagctgaagggCAGCACTGACTGGGAGGCTCTCCTTGACTTTGCCCCGGAGCAAGGAGACTTCTCCGCCCTTGAGCACCTGGAGCTCCCACTTCCCACCCCGCCCGGTGTTGTGCACCCAACAGCACAAGGGCAGCAGCAAGTCCTCCCCGAAGGCAGCCCCACCAAGCTGGGCTTGGACGAAACCCTGACGGCCACAGCTTTCCTGGAGGCTGTCTGGCACGAGGAGATGAGAGACAGCCCCTCCGACGGCATCCCCGCTGTGCAGGGGGCTGAAAACATCCAGGCCTCTTTGCCAGAGGGGGATGCCATAGATTGGGAATCTCTGGCCCACATAGGAGTCTATTAG
- the LOC125337618 gene encoding forkhead box protein J1-like isoform X2: MVCPSPGLSSQGQSSSSEEEQHGGEPDLLWLADLTGAHIGLAPICEDPEDRCSIWENLVSLVDFQCPGFPLTSEELCQYIDIPHTPTSSSTTCTSTVTTRQAVPQPPLPTGDIDYKSNAHVRPPYSYATLICMAMEASKKPKITLAAICKWISDNFCYFRRADPSWQSSIRHNLCINKRFIKVPREKGEPGRGAFWKLHPRYAEQLQSSTSKELPEPASTKRAQQEAQCVLSPATLACSSQSSLEVGAELQQLLQEFEEFESSHSWNPVENEAGQQQQHNQPWPTPLAEVSWLPSSASGPQEEPSELMELKGSTDWEALLDFAPEQGDFSALEHLELPLPTPPGVVHPTAQGQQQVLPEGSPTKLGLDETLTATAFLEAVWHEEMRDSPSDGIPAVQGAENIQASLPEGDAIDWESLAHIGVY, translated from the exons ATGGTGTGCCCCAGCCCCGGGCTCAGCTCTCAGGGGCAATCGAGCTCCAGCGAGGAAGAGCAGCATGGTGGCGAGCCAGACCTGCTGTGGCTGGCCGACCTCACAGGCGCCCACATCGGCTTGGCCCCGATCTGCGAGGACCCCGAGGATCGCTGCAGCATCTGGGAGAATCTGGTGAGTCTGGTGGACTTCCAGTGCCCAGGCTTTCCCCTGACCTCTGAGGAGCTGTGCCAGTACATCGATATTCCCCACACGCCCACGTCCTCCTCCACCACCTGCACGAGCACCGTGACCACGCGCCAGGCCGTGCCCCAGCCCCCTCTGCCCACGGGGGACATCGACTACAAGAGCAACGCGCACGTCAGGCCGCCCTACTCCTACGCCACCCTCATCTGCATGGCCATGGAAGCCAGCAAGAAGCCCAAAATCACCCTCGCAGCCATCTGCAAGTGGATCAGCGACAACTTCTGCTACTTCCGCCGTGCCGATCCCAGCTGGCAG AGCTCCATCCGGCACAACCTCTGCATCAACAAGCGCTTCATCAAGGTGCCCCGGGAGAAGGGTGAACCAGGCAGAGGTGCGTTTTGGAAGCTTCACCCCCGATAcgctgagcagctccagagcagcaccTCCAAAGAGCTTCCAGAGCCAGCCTCCACCAAAAGAGCCCAGCAAGAAGCACAGTGTGTCCTCAGCCCGGCCACTCTggcctgcagctcccagagcagcctcgAGGTAGgcgcagagctgcagcagctgctgcaagagTTTGAAGAGTTTgaaagcagccacagctggaaCCCTGTGGAGAACGAAgcggggcagcagcagcagcacaaccagCCCTGGCCCACGCCACTGGCCGAGGTGTCTTggcttcccagctctgcctcggGGCCCCAGGAAGAGCCGAGcgagctgatggagctgaagggCAGCACTGACTGGGAGGCTCTCCTTGACTTTGCCCCGGAGCAAGGAGACTTCTCCGCCCTTGAGCACCTGGAGCTCCCACTTCCCACCCCGCCCGGTGTTGTGCACCCAACAGCACAAGGGCAGCAGCAAGTCCTCCCCGAAGGCAGCCCCACCAAGCTGGGCTTGGACGAAACCCTGACGGCCACAGCTTTCCTGGAGGCTGTCTGGCACGAGGAGATGAGAGACAGCCCCTCCGACGGCATCCCCGCTGTGCAGGGGGCTGAAAACATCCAGGCCTCTTTGCCAGAGGGGGATGCCATAGATTGGGAATCTCTGGCCCACATAGGAGTCTATTAG
- the LOC125337615 gene encoding translation initiation factor IF-2-like isoform X4, with product MSPLSPVSPLSPVSPLSLCHPSAPVTSQPCVTPQPLSPFTLCHVPAPVTSQPCVSPQPLSPLNPVSPPSPCHISPCVTSQPLSPHPGAMPAAAAAGNVPPPRALPVCAGDQSRGCRCCRGAGAAGGAGLPMLPRCRWRRPGRAVWLRALYSYRYRADDGRDVAMAAGERLLLLRRATPDWWQVRRPRDPPWARPFFVPAAYVAEEEPGNSGTQSPETPTDAPPRRPPPSPAPRGEGSGRAPPCPQGPPFRFWGPGSGTGTPRAAAASSTAPRAAPAPGNPPGGTGTGGTRGRGLQNQQVTHGRTLTHRSPEERGAAPALPGLQLPRSRAGLWGAFLTPLELEENPPGHLPPHPMLRPPGDPRPHCGGDPVPDARGTGT from the exons ATGTCACCCCTCAGCCCTGTGTCACCTCTCagccctgtgtcacccctgaGTCTGTGTCACCCGTCAGCCCCTGtcacctcccagccctgtgtcaccccccagcccctgtccccctTCACCCTGTGTCACGTCCCAGCCCCTGTCACCTCTCAGCCCTGTGTCAGCCCTCAGCCTCTGTCACCCCTCAATCCTGTGTCACCTCCCAGTCCCTGTCACATCTCACCCTGTGTCACCTCCCAGCCCCTGTCACCACATCCTGGGGCCATGCCAgctgcggcggcggcaggaAACGTTCCGCCGCCCCGAGCCCTTCCCGTGTGCGCGGGTGACCAGAGCCGGGGGTGCCGGTGCTGCCGCGGTGCCGGTGCTGCCGGGGGTGCCGGGCTGCCGATGCTGCCGCGGTGCCGGTGGCGCCGGCCCGGGCGGGCCGTATGGCTGCGGGCGCTGTACAGTTACCGGTACCGGGCGGACGACGGGAGGGACGTGGCCATGGCCGCGGGGgagcggctgctgctgctccgcAGGGCTACCCCGGACTGGTGGCAGGTGCGGCgaccccgggaccccccctgGGCGCGGCCCTTCTTCGTCCCCGCTGCCTACGTGGCCGAGGAAGAGCCCGGTAACAGCGGGACCCAGAGCCCGGAGACCCCCACGG atgCCCCCCCCCGGCGCCCCCCACCATCTCCCGCACCGCGGGGGGAAGGCAGCGGGCGGGCCCCCCCATGCCCGCAGGGCCCCCCCTTCAGGTTTTGGGGTCCTGGGAGCGGCACCGGGACCCCGAGAGCGGCCGCTGCTTCTTCTACAGCCCCGAGAGCGGCACCAGCTCCTGGAAACCCCCCCGGCGGCACCGGGaccggggggacacgggggcgGGGGCTCCAGAACCAG CAGGTGACCCATGGCCGGACCCTCACCCACCGCAGCCCTGAGGAGCGAGGAGCCGCCCCCGCCT tgcctgggctgcagctccccaggagcAGAGCGGGTTTGTGGGGGGCTTTCCTGACCCCCCTGGAGCTGGAAGAGAATCCTCCAG GTCATCTGCCCCCCCACCCCATGCTCAGACCCCCAGGAGACCCCAGGCCCCACTGTGGAGGGGACCCTGTCCCTGATGCCCGGGGCACGGGGACGTGA
- the LOC125337615 gene encoding translation initiation factor IF-2-like isoform X5, with product MSPLSPVSPLSPVSPLSLCHPSAPVTSQPCVTPQPLSPFTLCHVPAPVTSQPCVSPQPLSPLNPVSPPSPCHISPCVTSQPLSPHPGAMPAAAAAGNVPPPRALPVCAGDQSRGCRCCRGAGAAGGAGLPMLPRCRWRRPGRAVWLRALYSYRYRADDGRDVAMAAGERLLLLRRATPDWWQVRRPRDPPWARPFFVPAAYVAEEEPGNSGTQSPETPTDAPPRRPPPSPAPRGEGSGRAPPCPQGPPFRFWGPGSGTGTPRAAAASSTAPRAAPAPGNPPGGTGTGGTRGRGLQNQQVTHGRTLTHRSPEERGAAPALPGLQLPRSRAGLWGAFLTPLELEENPPAGTPPGAAGGSLHPP from the exons ATGTCACCCCTCAGCCCTGTGTCACCTCTCagccctgtgtcacccctgaGTCTGTGTCACCCGTCAGCCCCTGtcacctcccagccctgtgtcaccccccagcccctgtccccctTCACCCTGTGTCACGTCCCAGCCCCTGTCACCTCTCAGCCCTGTGTCAGCCCTCAGCCTCTGTCACCCCTCAATCCTGTGTCACCTCCCAGTCCCTGTCACATCTCACCCTGTGTCACCTCCCAGCCCCTGTCACCACATCCTGGGGCCATGCCAgctgcggcggcggcaggaAACGTTCCGCCGCCCCGAGCCCTTCCCGTGTGCGCGGGTGACCAGAGCCGGGGGTGCCGGTGCTGCCGCGGTGCCGGTGCTGCCGGGGGTGCCGGGCTGCCGATGCTGCCGCGGTGCCGGTGGCGCCGGCCCGGGCGGGCCGTATGGCTGCGGGCGCTGTACAGTTACCGGTACCGGGCGGACGACGGGAGGGACGTGGCCATGGCCGCGGGGgagcggctgctgctgctccgcAGGGCTACCCCGGACTGGTGGCAGGTGCGGCgaccccgggaccccccctgGGCGCGGCCCTTCTTCGTCCCCGCTGCCTACGTGGCCGAGGAAGAGCCCGGTAACAGCGGGACCCAGAGCCCGGAGACCCCCACGG atgCCCCCCCCCGGCGCCCCCCACCATCTCCCGCACCGCGGGGGGAAGGCAGCGGGCGGGCCCCCCCATGCCCGCAGGGCCCCCCCTTCAGGTTTTGGGGTCCTGGGAGCGGCACCGGGACCCCGAGAGCGGCCGCTGCTTCTTCTACAGCCCCGAGAGCGGCACCAGCTCCTGGAAACCCCCCCGGCGGCACCGGGaccggggggacacgggggcgGGGGCTCCAGAACCAG CAGGTGACCCATGGCCGGACCCTCACCCACCGCAGCCCTGAGGAGCGAGGAGCCGCCCCCGCCT tgcctgggctgcagctccccaggagcAGAGCGGGTTTGTGGGGGGCTTTCCTGACCCCCCTGGAGCTGGAAGAGAATCCTCCAG cagggactcccccaggggctgcggggggatctctgcatcccccatga
- the LOC125337615 gene encoding basic proline-rich protein-like isoform X1: MSPLSPVSPLSPVSPLSLCHPSAPVTSQPCVTPQPLSPFTLCHVPAPVTSQPCVSPQPLSPLNPVSPPSPCHISPCVTSQPLSPHPGAMPAAAAAGNVPPPRALPVCAGDQSRGCRCCRGAGAAGGAGLPMLPRCRWRRPGRAVWLRALYSYRYRADDGRDVAMAAGERLLLLRRATPDWWQVRRPRDPPWARPFFVPAAYVAEEEPGNSGTQSPETPTDAPPRRPPPSPAPRGEGSGRAPPCPQGPPFRFWGPGSGTGTPRAAAASSTAPRAAPAPGNPPGGTGTGGTRGRGLQNQQVTHGRTLTHRSPEERGAAPALPGLQLPRSRAGLWGAFLTPLELEENPPGEWTGDPSGMGGLKPGAGGSPGQPRVPLHIQGPQNGTEVAPRVGGMGGGGGSTDPLGLGHPGAPHCPETGPSVLPCPHTSPSPPTSPVCPPPTPLLPIPVCPVPPIPERPCPGVPLARHPREPLARSPLRWPEE; the protein is encoded by the exons ATGTCACCCCTCAGCCCTGTGTCACCTCTCagccctgtgtcacccctgaGTCTGTGTCACCCGTCAGCCCCTGtcacctcccagccctgtgtcaccccccagcccctgtccccctTCACCCTGTGTCACGTCCCAGCCCCTGTCACCTCTCAGCCCTGTGTCAGCCCTCAGCCTCTGTCACCCCTCAATCCTGTGTCACCTCCCAGTCCCTGTCACATCTCACCCTGTGTCACCTCCCAGCCCCTGTCACCACATCCTGGGGCCATGCCAgctgcggcggcggcaggaAACGTTCCGCCGCCCCGAGCCCTTCCCGTGTGCGCGGGTGACCAGAGCCGGGGGTGCCGGTGCTGCCGCGGTGCCGGTGCTGCCGGGGGTGCCGGGCTGCCGATGCTGCCGCGGTGCCGGTGGCGCCGGCCCGGGCGGGCCGTATGGCTGCGGGCGCTGTACAGTTACCGGTACCGGGCGGACGACGGGAGGGACGTGGCCATGGCCGCGGGGgagcggctgctgctgctccgcAGGGCTACCCCGGACTGGTGGCAGGTGCGGCgaccccgggaccccccctgGGCGCGGCCCTTCTTCGTCCCCGCTGCCTACGTGGCCGAGGAAGAGCCCGGTAACAGCGGGACCCAGAGCCCGGAGACCCCCACGG atgCCCCCCCCCGGCGCCCCCCACCATCTCCCGCACCGCGGGGGGAAGGCAGCGGGCGGGCCCCCCCATGCCCGCAGGGCCCCCCCTTCAGGTTTTGGGGTCCTGGGAGCGGCACCGGGACCCCGAGAGCGGCCGCTGCTTCTTCTACAGCCCCGAGAGCGGCACCAGCTCCTGGAAACCCCCCCGGCGGCACCGGGaccggggggacacgggggcgGGGGCTCCAGAACCAG CAGGTGACCCATGGCCGGACCCTCACCCACCGCAGCCCTGAGGAGCGAGGAGCCGCCCCCGCCT tgcctgggctgcagctccccaggagcAGAGCGGGTTTGTGGGGGGCTTTCCTGACCCCCCTGGAGCTGGAAGAGAATCCTCCAGGTGAGTGGACTGGGGaccccagtgggatggggggcctaaaaccaggggctgggggctctcCAGGACAGCCCAGGGTGCCCCTGCACATCCAGGGCCCCCAAAACGGAACAGAAGTTGCTCCTCGTGTGGGGGGCatggggggaggagggggcagcACAGACCCCCTTGGGTTGGGGCACCCCGGAGCCCCTCATTGCCCAGAAACTGGTCCCAGTGTCCTTCCCTGCCCTCACACTTCCCCCTCACCCCCTACCAGTCCCGTTTGCCCCCCACCGACCCCgctcctccccatcccagttTGCCCAGTGCCCCCCATCCCAGAGCGCCCCTGTCCTGGGGTGCCGCTGGCCAGGCACCCACGAGAGCCGCTCGCCCGCTCCCCTCTGCGCTGGCCGGAGGAGTGA
- the LOC125337615 gene encoding basic proline-rich protein-like isoform X3, producing MSPLSPVSPLSPVSPLSLCHPSAPVTSQPCVTPQPLSPFTLCHVPAPVTSQPCVSPQPLSPLNPVSPPSPCHISPCVTSQPLSPHPGAMPAAAAAGNVPPPRALPVCAGDQSRGCRCCRGAGAAGGAGLPMLPRCRWRRPGRAVWLRALYSYRYRADDGRDVAMAAGERLLLLRRATPDWWQVRRPRDPPWARPFFVPAAYVAEEEPGNSGTQSPETPTAPPRALGLSTSPLPDGAPLPPAPCQSQQDTGQVTHGRTLTHRSPEERGAAPALPGLQLPRSRAGLWGAFLTPLELEENPPGEWTGDPSGMGGLKPGAGGSPGQPRVPLHIQGPQNGTEVAPRVGGMGGGGGSTDPLGLGHPGAPHCPETGPSVLPCPHTSPSPPTSPVCPPPTPLLPIPVCPVPPIPERPCPGVPLARHPREPLARSPLRWPEE from the exons ATGTCACCCCTCAGCCCTGTGTCACCTCTCagccctgtgtcacccctgaGTCTGTGTCACCCGTCAGCCCCTGtcacctcccagccctgtgtcaccccccagcccctgtccccctTCACCCTGTGTCACGTCCCAGCCCCTGTCACCTCTCAGCCCTGTGTCAGCCCTCAGCCTCTGTCACCCCTCAATCCTGTGTCACCTCCCAGTCCCTGTCACATCTCACCCTGTGTCACCTCCCAGCCCCTGTCACCACATCCTGGGGCCATGCCAgctgcggcggcggcaggaAACGTTCCGCCGCCCCGAGCCCTTCCCGTGTGCGCGGGTGACCAGAGCCGGGGGTGCCGGTGCTGCCGCGGTGCCGGTGCTGCCGGGGGTGCCGGGCTGCCGATGCTGCCGCGGTGCCGGTGGCGCCGGCCCGGGCGGGCCGTATGGCTGCGGGCGCTGTACAGTTACCGGTACCGGGCGGACGACGGGAGGGACGTGGCCATGGCCGCGGGGgagcggctgctgctgctccgcAGGGCTACCCCGGACTGGTGGCAGGTGCGGCgaccccgggaccccccctgGGCGCGGCCCTTCTTCGTCCCCGCTGCCTACGTGGCCGAGGAAGAGCCCGGTAACAGCGGGACCCAGAGCCCGGAGACCCCCACGG CTCCCCCCCGGGCCCTGGGGCTCAGCACCAGCCCCCTGCCAGACGGGGCCCCCCTTCCCCCCGCGCCGTGCCAGTCCCAGCAGGACACTGGG CAGGTGACCCATGGCCGGACCCTCACCCACCGCAGCCCTGAGGAGCGAGGAGCCGCCCCCGCCT tgcctgggctgcagctccccaggagcAGAGCGGGTTTGTGGGGGGCTTTCCTGACCCCCCTGGAGCTGGAAGAGAATCCTCCAGGTGAGTGGACTGGGGaccccagtgggatggggggcctaaaaccaggggctgggggctctcCAGGACAGCCCAGGGTGCCCCTGCACATCCAGGGCCCCCAAAACGGAACAGAAGTTGCTCCTCGTGTGGGGGGCatggggggaggagggggcagcACAGACCCCCTTGGGTTGGGGCACCCCGGAGCCCCTCATTGCCCAGAAACTGGTCCCAGTGTCCTTCCCTGCCCTCACACTTCCCCCTCACCCCCTACCAGTCCCGTTTGCCCCCCACCGACCCCgctcctccccatcccagttTGCCCAGTGCCCCCCATCCCAGAGCGCCCCTGTCCTGGGGTGCCGCTGGCCAGGCACCCACGAGAGCCGCTCGCCCGCTCCCCTCTGCGCTGGCCGGAGGAGTGA
- the LOC125337615 gene encoding basic proline-rich protein-like isoform X2, with protein MSPLSPVSPLSPVSPLSLCHPSAPVTSQPCVTPQPLSPFTLCHVPAPVTSQPCVSPQPLSPLNPVSPPSPCHISPCVTSQPLSPHPGAMPAAAAAGNVPPPRALPVCAGDQSRGCRCCRGAGAAGGAGLPMLPRCRWRRPGRAVWLRALYSYRYRADDGRDVAMAAGERLLLLRRATPDWWQVRRPRDPPWARPFFVPAAYVAEEEPGNSGTQSPETPTDAPPRRPPPSPAPRGEGSGRAPPCPQGPPFRFWGPGSGTGTPRAAAASSTAPRAAPAPGNPPGGTGTGGTRGRGLQNQVTHGRTLTHRSPEERGAAPALPGLQLPRSRAGLWGAFLTPLELEENPPGEWTGDPSGMGGLKPGAGGSPGQPRVPLHIQGPQNGTEVAPRVGGMGGGGGSTDPLGLGHPGAPHCPETGPSVLPCPHTSPSPPTSPVCPPPTPLLPIPVCPVPPIPERPCPGVPLARHPREPLARSPLRWPEE; from the exons ATGTCACCCCTCAGCCCTGTGTCACCTCTCagccctgtgtcacccctgaGTCTGTGTCACCCGTCAGCCCCTGtcacctcccagccctgtgtcaccccccagcccctgtccccctTCACCCTGTGTCACGTCCCAGCCCCTGTCACCTCTCAGCCCTGTGTCAGCCCTCAGCCTCTGTCACCCCTCAATCCTGTGTCACCTCCCAGTCCCTGTCACATCTCACCCTGTGTCACCTCCCAGCCCCTGTCACCACATCCTGGGGCCATGCCAgctgcggcggcggcaggaAACGTTCCGCCGCCCCGAGCCCTTCCCGTGTGCGCGGGTGACCAGAGCCGGGGGTGCCGGTGCTGCCGCGGTGCCGGTGCTGCCGGGGGTGCCGGGCTGCCGATGCTGCCGCGGTGCCGGTGGCGCCGGCCCGGGCGGGCCGTATGGCTGCGGGCGCTGTACAGTTACCGGTACCGGGCGGACGACGGGAGGGACGTGGCCATGGCCGCGGGGgagcggctgctgctgctccgcAGGGCTACCCCGGACTGGTGGCAGGTGCGGCgaccccgggaccccccctgGGCGCGGCCCTTCTTCGTCCCCGCTGCCTACGTGGCCGAGGAAGAGCCCGGTAACAGCGGGACCCAGAGCCCGGAGACCCCCACGG atgCCCCCCCCCGGCGCCCCCCACCATCTCCCGCACCGCGGGGGGAAGGCAGCGGGCGGGCCCCCCCATGCCCGCAGGGCCCCCCCTTCAGGTTTTGGGGTCCTGGGAGCGGCACCGGGACCCCGAGAGCGGCCGCTGCTTCTTCTACAGCCCCGAGAGCGGCACCAGCTCCTGGAAACCCCCCCGGCGGCACCGGGaccggggggacacgggggcgGGGGCTCCAGAACCAG GTGACCCATGGCCGGACCCTCACCCACCGCAGCCCTGAGGAGCGAGGAGCCGCCCCCGCCT tgcctgggctgcagctccccaggagcAGAGCGGGTTTGTGGGGGGCTTTCCTGACCCCCCTGGAGCTGGAAGAGAATCCTCCAGGTGAGTGGACTGGGGaccccagtgggatggggggcctaaaaccaggggctgggggctctcCAGGACAGCCCAGGGTGCCCCTGCACATCCAGGGCCCCCAAAACGGAACAGAAGTTGCTCCTCGTGTGGGGGGCatggggggaggagggggcagcACAGACCCCCTTGGGTTGGGGCACCCCGGAGCCCCTCATTGCCCAGAAACTGGTCCCAGTGTCCTTCCCTGCCCTCACACTTCCCCCTCACCCCCTACCAGTCCCGTTTGCCCCCCACCGACCCCgctcctccccatcccagttTGCCCAGTGCCCCCCATCCCAGAGCGCCCCTGTCCTGGGGTGCCGCTGGCCAGGCACCCACGAGAGCCGCTCGCCCGCTCCCCTCTGCGCTGGCCGGAGGAGTGA